One Fibrobacter sp. UWB2 DNA window includes the following coding sequences:
- a CDS encoding DEAD/DEAH box helicase — protein MSDEIKEETKERVNPFLTPVKIIEPKNKLPDYTFDMLPEEQKAILREHGWTELMPVQRKSIPYMLAARDMLVQSKTGSGKTGAYALPLLQVIVRDHPYPQALILVPTRELCIQVQEEFEKLSKGTGIKSVAIFGGVSYEPQIKALRSGVHVIVATPGRLMDHIQRGNVDLLSIRDLVLDEADEMLSMGFYPDMQKIRKYLPKAISCTMYSATIPQTVKSLAREFQRPGADFLSLSYDKVIANNLEHRYYTCDVMEKDSMTIKVLEYYNPESCMIFCNYKRDVSYLEQVLSGYGFEVGALSGDVAQSLREKTLNAFRDKKLKILICTDVAARGIDVDHVTHVIVYDHPADHEVYVHRSGRTARAGRSGLCISLITPVEEIDLRQTAVDFGINFIKMDPLTNEEIAKKVSERTKVRLEEVRKHFGGQKATERISRMLPLVKDLANGTTDDQMLLAYLLDRYAWKK, from the coding sequence ATGAGTGACGAAATTAAAGAAGAAACGAAAGAAAGAGTAAATCCGTTTTTAACGCCTGTCAAAATTATCGAGCCCAAGAACAAGCTCCCCGATTATACGTTTGATATGCTCCCCGAAGAACAGAAGGCTATTCTCCGGGAACACGGCTGGACCGAACTGATGCCTGTCCAGCGCAAATCCATCCCTTACATGCTCGCCGCCCGCGATATGCTCGTGCAATCGAAGACGGGTTCGGGCAAGACGGGCGCATATGCCCTCCCGCTTTTGCAGGTCATTGTCCGTGACCATCCGTATCCGCAGGCACTTATCCTCGTGCCCACGCGAGAACTCTGCATCCAGGTGCAAGAAGAATTTGAAAAGCTCTCGAAGGGTACGGGTATCAAGTCCGTCGCCATCTTTGGCGGCGTGAGCTACGAACCGCAAATCAAGGCTCTCCGCTCCGGCGTTCATGTGATTGTTGCCACTCCGGGCCGTCTCATGGACCACATCCAGCGCGGCAACGTAGACTTGCTTTCTATCCGCGACCTCGTGCTCGACGAAGCGGACGAAATGCTCTCGATGGGTTTCTACCCCGACATGCAGAAGATCCGCAAGTACCTGCCGAAGGCTATCTCCTGCACGATGTACAGCGCCACGATTCCGCAGACGGTCAAGAGCCTTGCTCGCGAATTCCAGCGCCCGGGTGCCGATTTCCTTTCGCTCAGCTACGACAAGGTCATCGCGAACAACCTCGAACACCGCTACTACACTTGCGACGTGATGGAAAAGGATTCCATGACCATCAAGGTTCTGGAATACTACAATCCTGAAAGCTGCATGATTTTCTGCAACTACAAGCGCGACGTGAGCTACCTCGAACAGGTGCTTTCCGGTTACGGTTTTGAAGTTGGCGCATTGAGTGGCGACGTGGCCCAGAGCCTCCGCGAAAAGACGCTCAACGCCTTCCGCGACAAGAAGCTCAAGATTCTCATCTGCACAGACGTGGCCGCTCGCGGTATCGACGTGGACCACGTAACACACGTGATTGTCTACGACCACCCTGCCGACCACGAAGTCTATGTGCACCGCAGCGGACGTACCGCCCGTGCAGGCCGCAGCGGTCTCTGCATCTCGCTTATCACGCCGGTCGAAGAAATCGACCTCCGCCAGACGGCCGTCGACTTCGGCATCAACTTCATCAAGATGGATCCGCTCACAAACGAAGAAATCGCAAAGAAGGTGAGCGAACGCACTAAGGTCCGCCTCGAAGAAGTCCGCAAGCACTTCGGCGGTCAAAAAGCAACCGAACGCATCAGCCGTATGCTCCCGCTCGTCAAAGACCTCGCGAACGGCACGACCGACGACCAGATGCTACTTGCCTACCTGCTCGACAGATACGCTTGGAAGAAGTAG
- the map gene encoding type I methionyl aminopeptidase yields the protein MAKIKVKSAKEIELIRDAGALAAETLIRAGEMCKPGVSTLEIDEFIGDYTRQHKGISACMGYHGYPRYACISINEVVCHGIPNANTILKDGDIVNIDITTILSGYHGDTSAMFCVGKVSDIARELVDTAKFCMEEGIRAAGERGAHWNDIGCAIQDIADEHGFSVVEDYCGHGIGRGFHEEPTVYHFRNYERCPFIEVGNVFTVEPMLNVGRPGTKTLADGWTAVTRDGSLSAQWEHTVVKTKDGIDILTLPR from the coding sequence ATGGCAAAGATCAAAGTAAAATCCGCAAAAGAAATCGAACTGATCCGCGATGCCGGCGCTCTCGCTGCCGAAACGCTGATCCGTGCTGGAGAAATGTGCAAGCCCGGCGTCTCCACGCTCGAAATCGATGAATTCATCGGCGACTACACTCGCCAGCACAAGGGCATCTCCGCCTGCATGGGCTATCACGGTTACCCGCGCTACGCCTGCATCAGCATCAACGAAGTTGTCTGCCACGGCATTCCGAACGCGAACACCATCCTCAAGGATGGCGACATCGTGAACATCGACATCACCACGATCCTCTCCGGCTACCACGGCGATACGTCTGCCATGTTCTGCGTCGGCAAGGTCTCTGACATTGCCCGCGAACTCGTCGATACGGCCAAGTTCTGCATGGAAGAAGGCATCCGCGCTGCAGGTGAAAGAGGCGCCCACTGGAACGACATCGGCTGCGCCATCCAGGACATCGCCGACGAACACGGCTTTAGCGTCGTCGAAGACTACTGCGGTCACGGCATCGGCCGCGGTTTCCACGAAGAACCGACTGTCTACCACTTCCGCAACTACGAACGTTGCCCGTTCATCGAAGTCGGTAACGTCTTTACGGTCGAACCGATGCTCAACGTCGGACGCCCGGGAACAAAGACTCTCGCTGACGGTTGGACCGCAGTGACCCGCGATGGCTCTCTCAGCGCCCAGTGGGAACACACCGTCGTGAAGACCAAGGATGGCATCGACATCCTCACGCTTCCGCGCTAA
- a CDS encoding EcsC family protein, whose product MLNFNEFKKDESSSIQEMFNSVVFNLITDIPDSLLCPNRDPDARADILIKQAAIKAAAISTSLSIPAGFTGVLTSIPDIAAVWRIQAQLVSDIACTYGKFALLSREAMVWCLFRHSAASLLRDVAVRTGSRIVVQKLSLAALQKLLQKIGVKISANFLGRIALRAIPAIGAVGNGAYTYFDTNEVGKTAKSYFKALEGVEKPELVENSIDKDPESTEEPADSAEEQKDNETV is encoded by the coding sequence ATGTTAAACTTTAACGAATTTAAAAAAGACGAATCCAGCTCCATTCAGGAAATGTTCAACTCAGTCGTCTTCAACCTGATTACGGACATTCCGGATTCGCTTCTCTGCCCCAACAGGGACCCCGATGCAAGAGCCGACATTCTCATCAAGCAAGCGGCCATCAAGGCTGCCGCCATAAGCACGTCGCTTTCTATACCGGCGGGTTTTACCGGCGTCCTGACCTCCATCCCGGACATTGCCGCCGTCTGGCGCATCCAGGCACAGCTAGTCTCCGACATCGCCTGCACTTACGGCAAGTTTGCCTTGCTCAGCCGTGAAGCCATGGTCTGGTGTTTATTCCGCCACAGCGCCGCATCGCTCCTCCGCGATGTCGCCGTACGCACAGGCAGCCGCATCGTCGTCCAGAAGCTTTCGCTTGCAGCCCTCCAAAAGTTGCTCCAGAAAATCGGCGTCAAGATTTCCGCGAACTTCCTTGGCCGCATCGCCCTCCGAGCCATCCCGGCAATTGGCGCGGTCGGTAACGGTGCATACACCTACTTCGACACAAACGAAGTCGGCAAGACCGCCAAATCCTACTTCAAGGCGCTCGAAGGGGTCGAAAAGCCGGAACTCGTCGAAAACTCTATAGACAAGGACCCAGAATCCACCGAAGAACCCGCCGATAGCGCAGAAGAACAAAAAGACAACGAAACGGTCTAG
- a CDS encoding TRL-like family protein, protein MKKTLLLATAIASAAALSGCAVASAPVTGFLYSDVTYPVNATSNDQGPKTGEASASSILGIFATGDASIAAAAKNGGITKVKTVDVNATSFFGIYAKYTVVVTGE, encoded by the coding sequence ATGAAAAAGACTCTTCTTCTTGCTACCGCAATCGCATCTGCTGCAGCTCTCTCTGGTTGCGCAGTGGCTTCTGCCCCGGTTACTGGCTTTCTCTACTCGGACGTTACCTATCCGGTGAACGCTACCTCCAACGATCAGGGCCCGAAGACTGGTGAAGCTTCTGCTTCCTCCATCCTCGGCATCTTCGCTACGGGTGACGCAAGCATCGCAGCTGCTGCAAAAAACGGCGGTATCACCAAGGTTAAGACCGTTGACGTCAATGCAACGAGCTTCTTCGGCATCTATGCCAAGTACACTGTCGTCGTGACTGGTGAATAA
- the fusA gene encoding elongation factor G, whose amino-acid sequence MKDIQLHRNIGISAHIDSGKTTLTERILYFTKRIHAIHEVRGKDGVGATMDSMELERERGITIQSAATFANWTHTKTGEKDSINIIDTPGHVDFTIEVERSLRVLDGAILVLTGVEGVQSQSITVDRQMRRYHVPRVVFVNKCDRSGANPLRVAVMLKEKLNHKPCVMQIPIGLESNLKGVVDLIEMKAYYFEGENGDDMIEKDIPEELVDQANEYREKLVDCCADYSDEVMEKAMEGQYGVDQIDKALLKKVIREATIRLDITPVFMGSAHKNVGVQKLLDGVIDYLPCPTDVENKALDLDNNEAEVVLKSEDNAPLVCYAFKLVNDRYGQLTYVRVYQGTLKKGDMITNMATGKKVSVGRLVRMHADEMVDITEAGAGDIVALFGIDCASGTTFTDGKNHYNMTSMHVPNPVIELVIEAKNRDDLDNMSKALNRFTKEDPTFQVEVDKESGQTIIKGMGELHLDVYIERMRREYKCDVTTGAPQVAYRETITRPAKFDYTHKKQTGGSGQYAKVVGEMRPMPVEGDQEKVYNFVNSVVGGRIPKEYIPSCDKGFQSCMEAGSLIGFPVVGIEMEVTDGAFHPVDSSDMAFQVAARMAFREAFAKAGAQILEPIMKVEIQTPTEFQGGVVGNVSQRRGAITGTSEEQGMTTIDAEVPLSEMFGYATDLRSMTQGKAEFTMEFCKYLPVPKNIQEELIKKYGDKVKARA is encoded by the coding sequence ATGAAAGACATTCAGCTGCACAGAAATATTGGTATTTCTGCTCACATCGACTCCGGTAAGACTACTCTTACCGAACGTATCCTCTACTTCACAAAGCGTATCCACGCTATCCACGAAGTTCGTGGTAAAGACGGCGTCGGTGCCACGATGGACTCCATGGAACTTGAACGCGAACGCGGCATCACGATTCAGTCTGCCGCTACGTTTGCAAACTGGACTCACACCAAGACCGGTGAAAAGGACTCCATCAACATCATCGATACCCCGGGGCACGTGGACTTCACGATCGAAGTGGAACGTTCTCTCCGCGTGTTGGACGGTGCTATCCTCGTCCTCACTGGCGTTGAAGGCGTCCAGTCCCAGTCTATTACCGTTGACCGCCAAATGCGCCGTTACCATGTGCCGCGCGTCGTGTTCGTGAACAAGTGCGACCGCTCTGGTGCAAATCCGCTCCGCGTTGCAGTCATGCTCAAGGAAAAGCTCAACCACAAGCCGTGCGTCATGCAGATTCCTATAGGTTTGGAATCCAATCTTAAGGGCGTGGTCGACCTTATCGAAATGAAGGCTTACTACTTCGAAGGCGAAAACGGCGACGACATGATCGAAAAGGATATTCCTGAAGAACTCGTCGACCAGGCTAACGAATACCGCGAAAAGCTCGTTGACTGCTGCGCTGACTACAGCGACGAAGTCATGGAAAAGGCTATGGAAGGCCAGTACGGCGTCGACCAGATCGACAAGGCCCTCCTCAAGAAGGTCATCCGCGAAGCTACCATCCGCCTCGACATCACTCCGGTGTTCATGGGTTCTGCTCATAAGAACGTTGGTGTCCAGAAGCTCCTCGACGGCGTTATCGACTACCTCCCGTGCCCGACCGACGTTGAAAACAAGGCTCTCGACCTCGACAACAACGAAGCTGAAGTTGTTCTCAAGTCCGAAGACAACGCACCGCTCGTCTGCTACGCATTCAAGCTCGTGAACGACCGCTATGGCCAGCTCACCTACGTCCGCGTTTACCAGGGTACCCTCAAGAAGGGCGACATGATCACCAACATGGCAACCGGCAAGAAGGTTTCCGTTGGCCGTCTCGTTCGTATGCACGCTGACGAAATGGTGGATATCACCGAAGCCGGTGCAGGCGACATCGTTGCTCTGTTCGGTATCGACTGCGCATCCGGTACGACTTTCACGGATGGCAAGAACCACTACAACATGACTTCTATGCACGTTCCTAACCCGGTTATCGAACTTGTTATTGAAGCCAAGAACCGTGACGACCTCGACAACATGTCCAAGGCCCTCAACCGCTTCACGAAGGAAGACCCGACGTTCCAGGTCGAAGTCGACAAGGAATCCGGTCAGACCATCATCAAGGGTATGGGCGAACTCCACCTTGACGTTTATATCGAACGTATGCGCCGTGAATACAAGTGCGACGTGACGACTGGTGCTCCGCAGGTTGCTTACCGCGAAACCATCACCCGTCCGGCCAAGTTCGACTACACCCACAAGAAGCAGACCGGTGGTTCTGGTCAGTACGCTAAGGTTGTCGGTGAAATGCGTCCGATGCCAGTCGAAGGCGACCAGGAAAAGGTCTACAACTTCGTCAACTCCGTCGTCGGTGGCCGTATTCCGAAGGAATACATCCCGTCTTGCGATAAGGGTTTCCAGAGCTGCATGGAAGCAGGTTCCCTCATCGGATTCCCGGTTGTCGGCATCGAAATGGAAGTCACGGATGGTGCATTCCACCCGGTCGACTCCTCTGATATGGCGTTCCAGGTTGCAGCCCGTATGGCCTTCCGCGAAGCTTTCGCTAAGGCTGGTGCTCAGATTCTCGAACCGATCATGAAGGTCGAAATCCAGACTCCGACCGAATTCCAGGGCGGTGTCGTGGGTAACGTTTCCCAGCGTCGTGGTGCAATCACTGGCACTAGCGAAGAACAGGGCATGACCACGATCGATGCAGAAGTTCCGCTTTCCGAAATGTTCGGTTATGCTACGGACCTCCGCTCCATGACCCAGGGTAAGGCAGAATTCACGATGGAATTCTGCAAGTACCTCCCGGTTCCGAAGAACATCCAGGAAGAACTCATCAAGAAGTACGGCGACAAGGTCAAGGCTAGAGCTTAG